A window from Erythrobacter sp. YJ-T3-07 encodes these proteins:
- a CDS encoding nucleoside deaminase has product MTRWPLPDPMQAALAQAQLAADAGEVPVGAVVMRDGEVIASAHNAPRTLADPTAHAEVLALRAAAKALGQERLEGCDLWVTLEPCAMCAGAIAHARIGRLYYGAADPKGGAVAHGARVFDHPQCHHRPEVYSGMGEEEAAGLLKQFFGQRR; this is encoded by the coding sequence ATGACGCGATGGCCCTTGCCCGATCCGATGCAAGCCGCGCTGGCACAGGCGCAACTGGCCGCCGATGCAGGCGAAGTGCCGGTCGGCGCGGTGGTTATGCGCGATGGCGAAGTGATCGCCTCGGCGCACAACGCACCGCGCACGCTCGCCGACCCGACCGCCCATGCCGAAGTGCTAGCGCTGCGCGCCGCGGCGAAGGCGCTGGGGCAGGAGCGACTCGAGGGCTGCGACCTGTGGGTGACGCTGGAGCCCTGCGCGATGTGCGCAGGCGCCATCGCCCACGCGCGAATCGGGCGGCTGTATTACGGAGCTGCCGATCCCAAGGGCGGCGCGGTGGCACACGGCGCGCGCGTGTTCGACCACCCGCAATGCCACCACCGGCCCGAAGTCTATTCGGGCATGGGTGAGGAAGAGGCGGCCGGACTGCTGAAGCAGTTCTTTGGCCAAAGGCGGTGA
- a CDS encoding LytTR family DNA-binding domain-containing protein, whose translation MTIKTIIVDDEKLAIQGLQLRLEKFEDVEIIDTCSNGREAIRKIKTLRPDLVFLDIQMPGFDGFGVVQGVMDIEPPLFVFVTAFQEHAIRAFQANALHYLMKPVDEDKLADVIERVRQRMTEKRGADEAEKLMNVLAEVAPEAAEELQDGAADGSDRFEKLLNVKDQGKIFRVEVESIEHIEAAGDYMCIYTGDNSLILRETMKDLERRLDPRKFQRVHRSTIVNLDQVRQVKPHTNGECFLVLSSGAEVKVSRSYRDVVARFVH comes from the coding sequence ATGACCATCAAGACGATCATCGTGGACGACGAGAAGCTGGCCATTCAGGGCCTGCAACTGCGGCTCGAGAAGTTCGAGGATGTCGAGATCATCGATACCTGCTCGAACGGGCGCGAGGCGATCCGCAAGATCAAGACCCTGCGCCCCGATCTCGTCTTCCTCGACATTCAGATGCCCGGGTTCGACGGCTTCGGCGTGGTCCAGGGCGTGATGGACATCGAACCGCCGCTGTTCGTGTTCGTCACCGCGTTTCAGGAACACGCGATCCGCGCGTTCCAGGCCAATGCGCTGCATTACCTGATGAAGCCGGTCGATGAGGACAAGCTGGCCGACGTGATCGAGCGGGTGCGCCAGCGGATGACCGAAAAGCGCGGCGCGGACGAGGCGGAAAAGCTGATGAACGTGCTCGCCGAAGTCGCCCCCGAAGCGGCCGAGGAACTGCAGGACGGTGCGGCCGACGGTTCTGACCGGTTCGAGAAGCTGCTCAACGTCAAGGACCAGGGCAAGATCTTCCGCGTCGAGGTCGAATCGATCGAACATATCGAGGCCGCGGGCGACTACATGTGCATCTATACCGGCGACAATTCGCTGATCCTGCGCGAAACGATGAAGGATCTCGAACGCCGGCTCGACCCGCGCAAGTTCCAGCGCGTCCACCGCTCGACCATCGTCAATCTCGACCAGGTACGGCAGGTGAAGCCGCACACCAATGGCGAGTGCTTCCTGGTGCTGAGCTCGGGCGCGGAGGTGAAGGTCTCGCGCTCCTACCGCGACGTCGTCGCGCGGTTCGTGCATTGA
- a CDS encoding ribonuclease T: MRRIALALALGAALTGTASAQSYQCTPPRSVAVPDIARKGPTRAMPVTGYVLSLSWSPEFCRNRKDSLRHAQQCSGRNGSFGLILHGLWPQGAGSGARNWPQWCAARNVRPTGAQLARQMCVQPSASLAMRQWAKHGSCMADRPDRYFRITRILHRSLDWPDLDRLSRKEGLTAADIREAWMQANTNWRPEMIGVVLNERGWLEEIRLCYGRNWLPAVCKRTARGAADDVPAKIWRGL; the protein is encoded by the coding sequence ATGCGGCGAATCGCGCTGGCGCTGGCGCTGGGCGCCGCTCTTACAGGCACCGCCAGCGCGCAGAGCTATCAGTGCACGCCCCCACGCAGCGTCGCGGTGCCGGATATCGCGCGCAAGGGGCCGACCCGCGCGATGCCGGTTACCGGCTACGTCCTCTCGCTCAGCTGGAGCCCCGAGTTCTGCCGTAACCGCAAGGATTCGCTACGCCATGCGCAGCAATGCTCGGGCCGCAACGGCAGCTTCGGGCTGATCCTCCACGGGCTGTGGCCGCAAGGTGCCGGATCGGGTGCACGTAACTGGCCGCAATGGTGCGCGGCGCGGAACGTGCGCCCCACAGGCGCGCAGCTCGCCCGGCAGATGTGTGTCCAGCCCTCCGCCAGCCTCGCAATGCGGCAATGGGCCAAGCACGGCAGCTGCATGGCCGACCGGCCCGACCGCTATTTCCGCATCACCCGCATCCTCCATCGCAGCCTCGACTGGCCCGACCTCGACCGCCTCTCGCGCAAGGAGGGGCTGACCGCAGCCGATATTCGCGAGGCCTGGATGCAGGCCAACACCAATTGGCGGCCCGAGATGATCGGCGTCGTGCTCAACGAGCGCGGCTGGTTGGAGGAAATCCGGCTGTGTTACGGGCGTAACTGGCTTCCCGCGGTATGCAAGCGCACGGCGCGAGGGGCGGCGGATGATGTTCCGGCGAAGATCTGGCGAGGGCTCTGA
- a CDS encoding DsbA family protein — MKNEILRLVGVLALALLGGFLGAWLFAATGLGDRRTEAYLLDNPEILPRMAEELQTRETERRLAQAGDEWREPFPGAVLGNPNGSRTLFEFSDYNCGYCRMSLQHVQQLIARDPELRVVIKEWPIFEGSDVAARMALAAAKQGKYAAFHDALYAKEVADSQTVDQVGQAIGLDMERARKDAQGQDVTMELMRTAALAQDLGFTGTPAWITGNRILQGAQGTERLAKAIEDSAAKP, encoded by the coding sequence ATGAAGAACGAAATCCTGCGCCTGGTGGGGGTGCTCGCACTCGCACTCCTCGGCGGCTTTCTCGGCGCGTGGCTGTTCGCCGCGACCGGCCTTGGCGACCGGCGGACAGAGGCCTACCTGCTCGACAATCCCGAAATCCTCCCGCGCATGGCGGAGGAGTTGCAAACACGCGAAACCGAACGGCGGCTGGCACAGGCGGGCGACGAATGGCGTGAGCCGTTCCCCGGCGCGGTCCTCGGCAATCCCAACGGCAGCCGCACTTTGTTCGAGTTCTCGGACTATAATTGCGGCTATTGCCGGATGAGCCTGCAGCACGTGCAGCAACTGATCGCGCGCGACCCCGAGCTGCGCGTGGTGATCAAGGAATGGCCGATCTTCGAAGGCAGCGACGTTGCCGCGCGGATGGCGCTCGCCGCTGCCAAGCAGGGCAAATACGCCGCGTTCCACGATGCGCTTTACGCGAAGGAGGTGGCCGACAGCCAGACGGTCGACCAGGTTGGCCAGGCGATCGGCCTCGACATGGAGCGTGCGCGCAAGGATGCGCAGGGGCAGGATGTGACGATGGAGCTGATGCGCACTGCCGCCCTCGCGCAGGATCTCGGCTTTACCGGCACCCCCGCGTGGATCACCGGCAACCGGATTTTGCAAGGCGCGCAGGGCACCGAGCGGCTGGCCAAGGCGATCGAGGACAGCGCCGCCAAGCCATGA
- a CDS encoding M48 family metalloprotease — translation MIAHLPRITPHLALRRALARFVALLVAFSLTAQPAMAQSILRDAETEALLRDMADPLVEAAGLRPGNVEIILVNDPSINAFVAGGQAVYIHSGLINAADSANEVQGVIAHELGHITGGHVINTDGASAAQTISILSLLIGVALAAAGGGDAAMGAMMAGQRAAMGKYLAFNRAQESSADAAGAQFLSDAGITGKGSLEFFGKLLNQEYRYNRSQSEEAGFNRTHPLSGDRIARLREVYEKDPAWNTPPDPELQVRFERVRAKLYGYLAEPVRTLKSYPVTRTDVPARYARAYAYHKDARIDQALAETDALIAAEPDNPYFLELRGQVLLESGRPGEALPALRRATELTNSEPLIASLFGHALIATEDRSHYDEAESVLRAAVAKDRRNPFAWYQLGMVYAAKGDMPRAHLASAEQQVMQRQYIEALRSAQLAESALPEGSADWLRAQDVRLQAQAALEAAREDS, via the coding sequence ATGATCGCGCACCTCCCCCGCATCACGCCGCACCTTGCGCTGCGGCGCGCTCTGGCCCGATTCGTCGCGCTGCTCGTCGCTTTCTCGCTGACCGCCCAACCGGCCATGGCGCAGAGCATCCTGCGCGATGCGGAGACCGAAGCGTTGCTGCGCGACATGGCCGATCCGCTGGTCGAAGCTGCGGGGCTGCGGCCCGGCAATGTCGAGATCATCCTGGTCAACGATCCGTCGATCAACGCCTTCGTCGCGGGCGGCCAGGCGGTCTATATCCATTCCGGCCTGATCAACGCGGCGGACAGCGCCAACGAGGTTCAGGGCGTGATCGCGCACGAGCTGGGCCACATCACCGGCGGCCACGTGATCAACACCGACGGGGCGAGCGCGGCGCAGACCATCTCGATCCTCTCTCTGCTGATCGGGGTGGCCCTGGCAGCGGCAGGCGGCGGCGATGCGGCAATGGGCGCAATGATGGCCGGCCAGCGCGCGGCGATGGGCAAATACCTCGCCTTCAACCGCGCGCAGGAATCCTCGGCCGATGCCGCCGGGGCGCAGTTTCTCTCGGACGCGGGGATCACCGGCAAGGGCTCGCTCGAATTCTTCGGCAAGCTGCTCAACCAGGAATACCGCTACAACCGCAGCCAGAGCGAAGAGGCGGGGTTCAACCGGACCCACCCGCTCTCGGGCGATCGCATCGCGCGCCTGCGCGAGGTGTACGAGAAGGACCCTGCGTGGAACACGCCGCCCGATCCCGAGCTGCAGGTCCGCTTCGAACGGGTTAGGGCCAAGCTCTACGGCTATCTCGCCGAGCCGGTCCGCACACTCAAATCCTATCCCGTGACGCGGACCGATGTGCCCGCGCGCTATGCCCGTGCCTATGCCTATCACAAGGATGCGCGGATCGATCAGGCACTGGCCGAAACCGATGCGCTGATCGCGGCCGAGCCGGACAATCCCTATTTCCTCGAACTGCGCGGCCAGGTGCTGCTCGAATCCGGGCGGCCCGGCGAAGCGCTGCCCGCGCTGCGCCGCGCGACCGAGCTGACCAACAGCGAACCGCTGATCGCGTCGCTGTTCGGCCATGCGCTGATCGCAACCGAGGATCGCAGCCACTACGACGAGGCGGAAAGCGTGCTGCGCGCCGCCGTCGCCAAGGACCGCCGCAATCCCTTTGCCTGGTACCAGCTGGGCATGGTCTATGCCGCGAAGGGCGACATGCCGCGCGCGCATCTCGCCAGCGCGGAACAGCAGGTGATGCAGCGCCAGTATATCGAGGCGCTGCGCAGCGCGCAGCTTGCGGAATCCGCGCTTCCCGAAGGCTCCGCGGACTGGTTGCGCGCGCAGGATGTGCGCCTGCAGGCGCAGGCCGCACTCGAAGCCGCGCGCGAAGACAGCTAG
- a CDS encoding peptidoglycan DD-metalloendopeptidase family protein, which translates to MSLQPTKLAAATGASLAILLGSCSAPRNAADLREVIQPVAAPRSDPTPRPAATPAPAPTPARTTFSFRGELEQGGWIRGQVPSNTRSARLGDQSLRFDEDGNFFAAFDRDQGPQTQLVATLDDGRTISSPLTIRPRDWQLEYINAPYRAGRSSAEFQRLREGELAQIVAARAKQTGADGWRQDFIWPVTGRISGRFGSQRVYQGKPGPYHSGLDIAPGAGVPYVAPADGVVTLVAQDPFTLEGRLLMIDHGMGLNSAFLHSATIVVREGQRVKQGQYLGTIGATGRATGPHLHWSLKWQDSRLDPLLFVGPMPD; encoded by the coding sequence GTGAGCTTGCAGCCCACGAAGCTCGCCGCCGCGACCGGCGCTTCGCTCGCGATCCTGCTCGGCAGCTGCTCGGCACCCCGCAATGCCGCAGACCTGCGCGAAGTCATCCAGCCGGTCGCCGCGCCGCGCTCGGACCCGACACCCAGGCCTGCCGCCACTCCTGCGCCCGCTCCCACGCCTGCCCGCACCACCTTCTCCTTTCGCGGAGAGCTGGAACAGGGCGGCTGGATTCGCGGGCAAGTGCCCAGCAATACGCGCAGCGCGCGGCTGGGCGACCAGTCGCTGCGGTTCGACGAGGATGGCAATTTCTTCGCCGCGTTCGACCGGGACCAGGGCCCGCAGACACAGCTGGTCGCGACGCTGGACGACGGGCGCACCATCTCCAGCCCGCTGACCATCCGCCCACGCGACTGGCAGCTCGAATATATCAACGCGCCCTATCGTGCCGGGCGGAGCAGCGCGGAATTCCAGCGGCTGCGCGAGGGCGAACTGGCCCAGATCGTCGCCGCGCGCGCGAAGCAGACCGGGGCGGACGGCTGGCGGCAGGACTTCATCTGGCCGGTCACCGGGCGTATTTCGGGCCGATTCGGTTCGCAGCGGGTCTATCAGGGCAAGCCCGGCCCCTATCACTCCGGCCTCGACATCGCGCCGGGCGCCGGCGTGCCTTACGTCGCGCCTGCCGACGGGGTGGTCACGCTGGTCGCGCAGGACCCCTTCACGCTGGAAGGGCGGCTGCTGATGATCGACCACGGGATGGGGCTGAACAGCGCCTTCCTGCATTCCGCGACCATCGTGGTGCGCGAGGGGCAGCGGGTAAAGCAGGGCCAGTATCTCGGCACAATCGGCGCGACCGGACGCGCGACCGGCCCGCATCTGCACTGGAGCCTCAAGTGGCAGGATTCGCGGCTCGACCCGCTGCTGTTCGTGGGGCCGATGCCCGACTGA
- the purD gene encoding phosphoribosylamine--glycine ligase: protein MNILLLGSGGREHALAWKLAAARSCTMLYAAPGNPGIADHADIVALDGSDHKAVIGFCHEKGIDLVVVGPEAPLVAGLADDLRADGIAVFGPGKAAAQLEGSKGFTKDLCARADIPTARYERATSLEAAWGALKHFNAPFVLKADGLAAGKGVVIAETREEAQHALSEMFDGRFGSAGSEVVIEEFMRGEEASFFALTDGETILPFGSAQDHKRMGEGDTGPNTGGMGAYSPAPVLTEDLVDRAMREIVVPTVRTLGAEGMPYCGVLYAGLMLTDEGPKLVEYNIRFGDPECQVLMMRFEGDLAALLMACATGKLVDAEPVRFSDDTALTVVMAAEGYPDTPKKGGTIDLGNAEAGGAKVFHAGTAREPDGTLIASGGRVLNVTARGSNVTQAQAAAYEAVDAITFAQGFCRRDIGWREVERERGTVG, encoded by the coding sequence ATGAATATCCTTCTGCTCGGATCGGGGGGCCGCGAACATGCGCTGGCGTGGAAGCTGGCCGCCGCGCGCTCGTGCACCATGCTCTACGCCGCGCCGGGCAACCCGGGCATCGCCGATCACGCGGACATTGTCGCGCTCGACGGCAGCGACCACAAGGCCGTGATCGGCTTTTGCCACGAGAAGGGCATCGACCTCGTCGTGGTCGGCCCCGAAGCGCCGCTCGTCGCAGGGCTGGCGGATGATCTACGCGCTGACGGCATCGCGGTGTTCGGCCCCGGCAAGGCCGCCGCCCAGCTCGAAGGCAGCAAGGGCTTCACCAAGGACCTGTGTGCGCGCGCCGACATCCCCACCGCGCGGTACGAGCGGGCGACCTCGCTCGAAGCGGCATGGGGCGCGCTCAAGCACTTCAACGCGCCCTTCGTGCTCAAGGCGGACGGGCTTGCGGCGGGCAAGGGCGTGGTGATCGCCGAAACGCGCGAGGAGGCGCAGCACGCGCTGTCCGAAATGTTCGACGGCAGGTTCGGCTCGGCAGGCTCCGAAGTCGTGATCGAGGAGTTCATGCGCGGCGAGGAGGCAAGTTTCTTCGCGCTGACCGATGGCGAGACCATCCTCCCCTTCGGCTCCGCGCAGGATCACAAGCGGATGGGCGAAGGCGATACCGGCCCCAATACGGGCGGTATGGGCGCCTACAGCCCCGCCCCGGTGCTGACCGAGGATCTGGTCGACCGCGCGATGCGCGAGATCGTGGTGCCGACCGTACGCACGCTGGGCGCAGAGGGGATGCCCTATTGCGGCGTGCTCTACGCCGGGCTGATGCTGACCGACGAAGGCCCCAAGCTGGTCGAATACAATATCCGCTTCGGCGATCCGGAATGCCAGGTGCTGATGATGCGCTTCGAGGGTGACCTCGCCGCACTGCTGATGGCCTGCGCGACCGGCAAGCTGGTCGATGCCGAGCCGGTGCGCTTCTCGGACGACACCGCGCTGACCGTGGTGATGGCGGCCGAGGGCTATCCCGACACCCCGAAGAAGGGCGGCACGATCGACCTCGGCAACGCGGAAGCGGGCGGCGCGAAGGTGTTCCACGCGGGCACTGCGCGCGAGCCCGACGGCACACTGATCGCCAGCGGCGGCCGCGTGCTCAACGTGACCGCGCGGGGGAGCAATGTGACGCAGGCGCAGGCCGCGGCCTACGAGGCGGTCGACGCGATCACCTTCGCGCAAGGCTTCTGCCGCCGCGATATCGGCTGGCGCGAGGTCGAAAGGGAGCGGGGAACCGTCGGATAA
- the rpmB gene encoding 50S ribosomal protein L28 gives MSRICELTGKGRQVGHNVSHANNKTKRVFLPNLQNVTLMSEKLDRSFKFRVSTQGLRSVEHNGGLDNWLLKTKDEKLSARALKVKRELKKAAAPAA, from the coding sequence ATGTCGCGCATCTGCGAACTGACCGGCAAGGGTCGCCAGGTCGGCCACAATGTCAGCCACGCGAACAACAAGACCAAGCGTGTCTTCCTGCCCAACCTCCAGAACGTCACTCTGATGAGCGAAAAACTGGACCGCAGCTTCAAGTTCCGCGTCTCGACGCAGGGCCTGCGTTCGGTCGAGCACAATGGCGGTCTCGACAACTGGCTGCTGAAGACCAAGGACGAGAAGCTCTCGGCCCGTGCGCTCAAGGTCAAGCGCGAGCTCAAGAAGGCGGCTGCACCCGCCGCCTGA
- a CDS encoding sensor histidine kinase translates to MAVLPYRPAPFFANKNRAFWNLQFAGWGGAMLLRCVQGLVNGQGLGLLAIVLPATVTGLSLSLVLSVIYRNLMGRQPLVTWGFTALALATALSALVLIEAWVAGLYYFDRETTLTQLFFLYLAVEGPLLGAWTGLYYAINYFLQLEEQADRLERLEAQATSAQLAMLRYQLNPHFLFNTLNSISTLVLLKQTEPANAMLTRLSRFLRHTLVSQPGGTVTVAQEVETLKLYLDIERMRFEERLQTEFDIADEAAEACLPSLLLQPLVENAIKYAVSPLEEGAKISLTAQLSGSRLRLVVSDTGPGLKTPLDATGTALPRSDSPDSTGVGLANIRNRLAQAYGDNHLFEIRSPVQGGFTVVVEIPFEREGEEQAAALVPPPELTTHPSLLPEARSVQPVDGSQEARKQDDGPSVDSPAYPRAMGPSPIG, encoded by the coding sequence ATGGCCGTGCTGCCCTATCGCCCCGCCCCGTTCTTCGCGAACAAGAACCGCGCCTTCTGGAACCTGCAATTCGCGGGCTGGGGCGGCGCGATGCTGCTGCGCTGTGTGCAGGGCCTCGTCAACGGGCAGGGCCTCGGCCTGCTGGCGATCGTGCTCCCGGCCACGGTGACGGGCCTGTCGCTCAGCCTCGTGCTTTCGGTGATCTATCGCAACCTGATGGGTCGGCAGCCGCTGGTCACCTGGGGGTTCACCGCACTCGCCCTCGCGACCGCGCTGAGTGCGCTGGTCCTGATCGAGGCATGGGTTGCGGGGCTGTACTATTTCGATCGCGAAACCACGCTGACCCAGCTGTTCTTCCTCTACCTTGCGGTGGAGGGCCCGCTGCTGGGGGCCTGGACCGGGCTCTATTACGCGATCAACTATTTCCTCCAGCTGGAAGAACAGGCGGACCGGCTTGAACGGCTGGAGGCGCAGGCAACCAGCGCGCAGCTGGCGATGCTGCGCTATCAGCTCAACCCGCATTTCCTGTTCAACACGCTCAACTCAATCTCCACGCTGGTGCTGCTCAAGCAGACCGAGCCGGCCAATGCGATGCTCACCCGCCTGTCGCGCTTCCTGCGCCACACGCTGGTCTCGCAGCCGGGCGGAACGGTGACCGTGGCGCAGGAGGTCGAGACGCTGAAACTGTATCTCGATATCGAGCGGATGCGGTTCGAGGAGCGCTTGCAGACCGAATTCGACATCGCGGACGAAGCTGCCGAGGCGTGCCTGCCCTCGCTCCTGCTGCAGCCGCTGGTCGAAAACGCGATCAAGTACGCAGTCTCCCCGCTTGAGGAGGGCGCGAAGATCTCGCTCACCGCGCAATTGTCCGGCTCGCGCCTGCGTCTCGTGGTGTCGGACACCGGGCCCGGACTCAAGACCCCGCTGGATGCCACCGGCACCGCGCTCCCGCGCAGCGATAGCCCCGATTCGACCGGGGTCGGCCTTGCCAATATCCGCAACCGGCTCGCCCAGGCCTATGGCGACAACCACCTGTTCGAAATCCGCTCGCCGGTTCAGGGCGGCTTCACCGTGGTGGTCGAAATACCCTTCGAGCGCGAAGGCGAAGAACAGGCCGCCGCGCTCGTGCCGCCACCCGAGCTGACCACCCATCCCTCGCTTCTCCCGGAAGCGCGGAGCGTACAGCCGGTGGATGGCAGCCAGGAGGCCCGGAAACAGGATGATGGGCCGTCCGTTGATTCACCGGCGTACCCCCGCGCCATGGGCCCCAGCCCGATTGGATAG
- the xseA gene encoding exodeoxyribonuclease VII large subunit, with amino-acid sequence MSASYSDDADPSLLANSRPGDNSEPLSVSDLSRSLKRVVEDRFGFVRIRGELSGVKRAASGHLYCSLKDDKSVIDGVMWKSAAPRLAFRPEDGVEVIASGKVTTYAGRSKYQIVIERMELAGEGALLALLEKTKARLEAEGLFADARKKPLPFLPRTIGVVTSPTGAVIRDILHRLSDRFPSHVIVWPVVVQGETAKGQVSAAVRGFNALERGGAIARPDLLIVARGGGSIEDLWAFNEEEVVRAIAESEIPVISAVGHETDTTLADFASDHRAPTPTAAAERAVPVRAELAAGIADLGARQMRCATRPVSLGRERLEACSQRLPRPDALLQAAAQALDDATERHRRALVDRVAIGRAALGEAAARLSPATLNWRLGQARERQEHVRLMPATLTTRHARATERLAANVAMLRSLDPDAPLKRGYAMVFDGQGALVRSAGDARVAGTLSLKFADGRVAASTGDAPPPPATPAPAPKPRRKSPPPPSGQGDLF; translated from the coding sequence ATGAGCGCTTCCTATTCCGACGATGCTGACCCTTCGCTGCTAGCGAACAGCAGACCGGGCGACAATTCCGAGCCGCTGAGCGTTAGCGATCTCTCGCGCAGCCTCAAGCGGGTGGTGGAAGATCGCTTCGGCTTCGTGCGCATTCGCGGCGAGCTGTCGGGGGTAAAGCGCGCGGCTTCGGGCCACCTCTATTGCAGCCTGAAGGACGACAAGTCGGTCATCGACGGGGTGATGTGGAAGAGCGCGGCCCCGCGCCTCGCCTTCCGGCCCGAGGATGGGGTGGAGGTGATCGCCAGCGGCAAGGTCACCACCTATGCCGGGCGCTCCAAATACCAGATTGTCATCGAGCGGATGGAGTTGGCTGGCGAGGGCGCGCTGCTCGCGCTGCTGGAAAAGACCAAGGCACGGCTGGAGGCGGAGGGGCTGTTCGCCGACGCACGCAAGAAGCCGCTGCCCTTCCTGCCGCGCACCATCGGCGTGGTCACCTCGCCGACCGGCGCGGTGATTCGCGATATCCTCCACCGCCTGTCGGACCGTTTTCCGAGCCATGTGATCGTGTGGCCCGTGGTGGTGCAGGGAGAGACCGCGAAGGGGCAGGTGAGCGCCGCTGTGCGCGGCTTCAACGCGCTTGAACGCGGCGGTGCGATTGCCCGGCCCGACCTTCTGATCGTCGCGCGCGGGGGCGGCTCGATCGAGGATTTGTGGGCGTTCAACGAGGAAGAGGTGGTCCGCGCGATCGCCGAATCGGAGATACCCGTGATCTCCGCAGTAGGACACGAGACCGACACCACGCTCGCCGATTTCGCCTCCGACCATCGCGCGCCCACCCCCACTGCCGCCGCCGAACGCGCGGTGCCGGTACGCGCCGAACTGGCGGCGGGCATCGCCGATCTCGGTGCGCGGCAGATGCGCTGTGCGACGCGGCCCGTCTCTCTGGGGCGGGAGCGGCTGGAGGCCTGTTCGCAGCGACTGCCCAGGCCGGACGCGCTGCTGCAGGCGGCTGCCCAGGCGCTCGACGATGCGACCGAACGCCACCGCCGCGCGCTGGTCGACCGGGTTGCGATCGGGCGCGCTGCACTCGGTGAAGCGGCGGCGCGGTTGAGCCCGGCGACGCTCAACTGGCGGCTTGGCCAGGCGCGCGAGCGGCAGGAGCATGTCCGCCTGATGCCCGCCACGCTGACCACCCGCCACGCCCGCGCGACCGAGCGGCTGGCGGCAAACGTCGCGATGCTCCGCTCGCTCGACCCCGATGCGCCGCTCAAGCGTGGCTATGCGATGGTGTTCGACGGGCAGGGCGCGCTGGTCCGCAGTGCCGGGGATGCGCGCGTGGCGGGCACGCTCAGCCTCAAGTTCGCCGACGGGCGGGTTGCGGCTAGCACCGGCGATGCGCCGCCGCCGCCCGCAACGCCCGCCCCTGCGCCAAAGCCCAGGCGGAAGAGCCCCCCGCCGCCCTCGGGACAGGGCGACCTGTTCTGA
- a CDS encoding DUF2093 domain-containing protein — MLTTSSDQPAKLHYGPNSFRVIRNGRFVPCAVTGEPIPLDTLRYWSAEHQEAYASCEIATRRLTGQV; from the coding sequence ATGCTTACCACTTCCAGCGATCAGCCTGCCAAGCTTCACTATGGCCCCAACTCCTTCCGCGTGATCCGCAACGGGCGCTTCGTCCCCTGCGCTGTCACCGGCGAGCCGATCCCGCTCGATACCCTGCGCTACTGGAGCGCGGAGCATCAGGAGGCCTACGCGAGCTGCGAGATCGCGACCCGCCGCCTGACCGGCCAGGTGTGA
- the nadC gene encoding carboxylating nicotinate-nucleotide diphosphorylase — protein sequence MSDFTLPGFDLDAFVRATLAEDLGEGLPGGGRDVTSQAVIPADAKFTGVMDSRDPISVAGLPVAAAFFRALDPTCAIEQLVEDGAQVAPGTDLMRIEGNARALLTAERAALNTVQHLSGIATLVRSYVQAMDNPDCTLLDTRKTLPGLRMLEKYAVRMGGGANHRMGLWDAAMIKDNHVAVAGSVGEAVRRARDAGVADIICEVDRIDQIGPALDAGATRLLLDNMEPDTLRKAVALVAGRVPTEASGGINLDTIRAKAATGVDYVSVGRLTQSAPAADIGLDFTTLA from the coding sequence ATGAGCGATTTCACCCTTCCCGGCTTCGACCTCGATGCCTTCGTGCGCGCAACGCTGGCCGAGGATCTGGGCGAAGGCCTGCCCGGCGGCGGGCGCGATGTGACCTCGCAAGCCGTCATCCCGGCGGATGCGAAGTTCACCGGGGTGATGGACAGCCGCGATCCGATCAGCGTTGCCGGGCTGCCGGTCGCGGCGGCGTTCTTCCGCGCGCTGGACCCGACATGCGCGATCGAGCAGCTGGTCGAGGACGGGGCGCAGGTCGCGCCCGGCACCGACCTGATGCGGATCGAGGGCAATGCCCGCGCGCTGCTGACCGCGGAGCGCGCCGCGCTCAACACGGTGCAGCACCTCTCCGGCATCGCCACGCTGGTGCGCAGCTACGTGCAGGCGATGGACAATCCGGACTGCACCTTGCTCGACACGCGCAAGACCCTGCCCGGGCTGCGCATGCTCGAGAAATACGCGGTGCGGATGGGCGGCGGCGCAAACCACCGGATGGGGCTGTGGGATGCCGCGATGATCAAGGACAATCACGTCGCTGTGGCCGGATCGGTCGGCGAGGCGGTGCGGCGCGCGCGCGATGCGGGCGTCGCCGACATCATCTGCGAGGTCGACCGGATCGACCAGATCGGGCCCGCACTGGATGCGGGCGCCACCCGCCTGCTGCTCGACAATATGGAACCCGATACCCTGCGCAAAGCGGTCGCGCTGGTGGCGGGGCGCGTCCCGACCGAGGCCTCTGGCGGGATCAACTTGGATACAATCCGCGCCAAGGCGGCGACCGGGGTCGATTACGTATCGGTCGGGCGGCTCACCCAGAGCGCGCCGGCAGCGGATATAGGTCTCGATTTCACCACCTTGGCGTGA